From the genome of Ziziphus jujuba cultivar Dongzao chromosome 6, ASM3175591v1, one region includes:
- the LOC107429876 gene encoding uncharacterized protein LOC107429876 isoform X1, whose amino-acid sequence MENTKFYQTDCDALLSQIKHHEKDIQLKRRWLLGLPTSKHGRKKFETHKFLQNGSLPESFLREDDIFYETVKSYVLEAFGHAGRSYPVVQDNLGLSDMPRTSRVILSCLDDLTNKGLYLLATVLTEGQVRFQKTRWKMKKVIRESLWVILGSQNHKHYQSEISSKILQLLSDPQSFRNNCVPFLTSRYPTHHAATRQVLDGLEDLPFQTLMPMHRKLRGRQQITPQLQPHKSGWNREPLIKQVRKTGEKMLAELGIGDKLQDPLAKAMAVADLSVKLTPGFHNSSTMEFHEFSPKIKILQNDITKAIWLVSTKVGTPELRKLQLVLDPNSNISSRSLRTSIKKMLIEYLFECSDMVTIPKSLLEAVAIINKDSRRTPDDSFLKDEIEEEVECILSVSAHTEQVFWDLLSDHNFDLDFTDAYMEDLQDSDDDDGSGLHEDRISQNSSHTLDSNDQVESTGDYVPCDTAVTVDDSHVEGLKPNLSSEVDSLNVRDTKKEVNDNFLPRSIDQLDPTDATHLFPFKLSFMEPKGFNGNKTSNSNQYLAIQDVCDETSMIAYNLIGHMLEKFAWTQGLDLDWTENFYVRHKFPDEEDSQVARDEQTRHKENDGLVTIRLIKELMPFLPDSGIERLKKLMDL is encoded by the exons ATGGAAAACACGAAGTTTTACCAAACAGATTGCGATGCGCTTTTGTCCCAAATTAAGCACCATGAGAAGGACATTCAACTCAAACGGAG GTGGTTGTTGGGGCTTCCTACATCTAAACATGGAAGGAAGAAGTTTGAAACACacaaatttttacaaaatgG GTCACTGCCTGAATCTTTTCTTAGGGAAGACGAT ATATTCTATGAGACTGTAAAATCATATGTTTTGGAAGCCTTTGGTCATGCTGGAAGAAGTTATCCTGTTGTTCAAGATAACTTGGGATTGTCTGATATGCCCCGTACATCAAGAGTCATTTTGTCATGCCTTGATGATTTGACCAATAAGGGGCTTTACCTTCTTGCTACAGTACTAACGGAAGGCCAGGTCAGGTTCCAAAAAACTCGTTGGAAGATGAAAAAGGTTATTAGAGAATCGCTTTGGGTGATTCTTGGAAGCCAAAATCATAAACATTATCAATCAGAAATTTCTTCAAAGATACTTCAACTTCTTTCTGACCCACAAAGTTTCCGAAATAATTGTGTGCCATTTTTGACTTCCAGATACCCAACTCATCATGCTGCCACTAGACAAGTATTGGATGGACTAGAGGACTTGCCATTCCAAACCTTGATGCCAATGCATAGGAAGCTAAGAGGGCGGCAACAAATTACACCTCAGTTACAGCCccacaaaagtggatggaatcgaGAACCCCTAATTAAACAAGTTAGGAAAACTGGTGAGAAAATGCTTGCAGAACTTGGTATAGGGGATAAACTACAGGATCCATTAGCCAAAGCTATGGCAGTAGCAGATTTATCAGTGAAGCTGACACCTGGTTTTCATAATTCCTCCACAATGGAGTTTCAtgaattctcaccaaaaataaaaatattgcagAATGACATAACTAAGGCTATTTGGTTGGTTAGCACAAAGGTTGGGACACCAGAGCTGAGAAAATTACAGCTTGTATTAGATCCAAATTCCAATATATCAAGCAGGAGCTTACGAACATCAATAAAGAAAATGTTAATTGAATATCTTTTTGAGTGCAGTGATATGGTTACTATTCCAAAGTCACTATTGGAAGCTGTAGCTATTATCAACAAGGATTCTCGACGTACACCTGATGATTCCTTCCTGAAGGATGAAATTGAAGAAGAGGTAGAATGCATATTGAGTGTGAGCGCCCACACAGAGCAGGTTTTTTGGGATTTGCTGTCTGACCATAACTTTGATCTAGATTTCACTGATGCATATATGGAGGATTTGCAAGatagtgatgatgatgatggtagtGGACTACATGAAGATAGAATCTCACAAAATAGCAGCCACACATTGGATTCAAATGATCAAGTTGAAAGTACTGGGGATTATGTACCATGTGATACTGCTGTGACCGTGGATGACTCACATGTCGAGGGGCTCAAACCTAACTTATCCAGTGAAGTAGATTCTTTGAATGTCCGTGATACtaaaaaagaagtaaatgataattttttacccAGATCCATCGATCAATTGGATCCAACAGATGCAAcacatttatttccttttaagcTGTCCTTTATGGAGCCAAAGGGTTTTAATGGCAATAAAACCTCAAATTCAAACCAGTACCTTGCAATACAAGATGTTTGTGACGAGACAAGCATGATTGCTTATAATCTCATTGGTCATATGTTGGAGAAgtttgcatggacacaaggctTGGATTTAGACTGGACCGAAAATTTTTATGTGAGACATAAATTTCCAGACGAAGAAGATTCTCAAG TTGCAAGAGACGAGCAAACTAGACACAAGGAAAATGATGGCTTGGTAACCATTCGATTAATCAAGGAGCTAATGCCTTTTCTTCCTGACAG TGGAATAGAAAGGTTGAAGAAGTTGATGGACTTGTAA
- the LOC125419125 gene encoding actin-depolymerizing factor 7 isoform X2 gives MANASSGMAVDDECKIRFQELKARRSHRFIVFKIEEQKIVVEKLGGTNEGYNEFTASLPANECRYAVYDFDFTTEENCQKSKIFFIAWSPDTSKVRMKMVYASSKDRFKRELDGIQFELQATDPSEMSLDIVKGRAI, from the exons ATG GCCAACGCATCGTCTGGAATGGCTGTGGATGATGAGTGCAAGATTAGGTTCCAGGAGCTAAAAGCGAGAAGGAGCCACCGGTTCATTGTGTTCAAAATTGAGGAACAGAAAATTGTGGTGGAGAAGCTCGGTGGAACTAATGAAGGCTACAACGAATTCACAGCCAGTTTGCCTGCCAACGAGTGTCGATATGCGGTCTATGATTTCGATTTCACAACTGAAGAGAACTGTCAGAAAAGCAAGAtcttcttcattgcatg GTCTCCGGATACATCAAAGGTGAGGATGAAAATGGTGTATGCAAGTTCCAAAGATAGATTCAAAAGAGAATTGGATGGAATTCAATTTGAACTGCAAGCAACAGATCCTAGTGAGATGAGCTTGGACATTGTGAAAGGGCGAGCAAtctaa
- the LOC107429876 gene encoding uncharacterized protein LOC107429876 isoform X2: MENTKFYQTDCDALLSQIKHHEKDIQLKRRWLLGLPTSKHGRKKFETHKFLQNGSLPESFLREDDIFYETVKSYVLEAFGHAGRSYPVVQDNLGLSDMPRTSRVILSCLDDLTNKGLYLLATVLTEGQVRYPTHHAATRQVLDGLEDLPFQTLMPMHRKLRGRQQITPQLQPHKSGWNREPLIKQVRKTGEKMLAELGIGDKLQDPLAKAMAVADLSVKLTPGFHNSSTMEFHEFSPKIKILQNDITKAIWLVSTKVGTPELRKLQLVLDPNSNISSRSLRTSIKKMLIEYLFECSDMVTIPKSLLEAVAIINKDSRRTPDDSFLKDEIEEEVECILSVSAHTEQVFWDLLSDHNFDLDFTDAYMEDLQDSDDDDGSGLHEDRISQNSSHTLDSNDQVESTGDYVPCDTAVTVDDSHVEGLKPNLSSEVDSLNVRDTKKEVNDNFLPRSIDQLDPTDATHLFPFKLSFMEPKGFNGNKTSNSNQYLAIQDVCDETSMIAYNLIGHMLEKFAWTQGLDLDWTENFYVRHKFPDEEDSQVARDEQTRHKENDGLVTIRLIKELMPFLPDSGIERLKKLMDL, encoded by the exons ATGGAAAACACGAAGTTTTACCAAACAGATTGCGATGCGCTTTTGTCCCAAATTAAGCACCATGAGAAGGACATTCAACTCAAACGGAG GTGGTTGTTGGGGCTTCCTACATCTAAACATGGAAGGAAGAAGTTTGAAACACacaaatttttacaaaatgG GTCACTGCCTGAATCTTTTCTTAGGGAAGACGAT ATATTCTATGAGACTGTAAAATCATATGTTTTGGAAGCCTTTGGTCATGCTGGAAGAAGTTATCCTGTTGTTCAAGATAACTTGGGATTGTCTGATATGCCCCGTACATCAAGAGTCATTTTGTCATGCCTTGATGATTTGACCAATAAGGGGCTTTACCTTCTTGCTACAGTACTAACGGAAGGCCAGGTCAG ATACCCAACTCATCATGCTGCCACTAGACAAGTATTGGATGGACTAGAGGACTTGCCATTCCAAACCTTGATGCCAATGCATAGGAAGCTAAGAGGGCGGCAACAAATTACACCTCAGTTACAGCCccacaaaagtggatggaatcgaGAACCCCTAATTAAACAAGTTAGGAAAACTGGTGAGAAAATGCTTGCAGAACTTGGTATAGGGGATAAACTACAGGATCCATTAGCCAAAGCTATGGCAGTAGCAGATTTATCAGTGAAGCTGACACCTGGTTTTCATAATTCCTCCACAATGGAGTTTCAtgaattctcaccaaaaataaaaatattgcagAATGACATAACTAAGGCTATTTGGTTGGTTAGCACAAAGGTTGGGACACCAGAGCTGAGAAAATTACAGCTTGTATTAGATCCAAATTCCAATATATCAAGCAGGAGCTTACGAACATCAATAAAGAAAATGTTAATTGAATATCTTTTTGAGTGCAGTGATATGGTTACTATTCCAAAGTCACTATTGGAAGCTGTAGCTATTATCAACAAGGATTCTCGACGTACACCTGATGATTCCTTCCTGAAGGATGAAATTGAAGAAGAGGTAGAATGCATATTGAGTGTGAGCGCCCACACAGAGCAGGTTTTTTGGGATTTGCTGTCTGACCATAACTTTGATCTAGATTTCACTGATGCATATATGGAGGATTTGCAAGatagtgatgatgatgatggtagtGGACTACATGAAGATAGAATCTCACAAAATAGCAGCCACACATTGGATTCAAATGATCAAGTTGAAAGTACTGGGGATTATGTACCATGTGATACTGCTGTGACCGTGGATGACTCACATGTCGAGGGGCTCAAACCTAACTTATCCAGTGAAGTAGATTCTTTGAATGTCCGTGATACtaaaaaagaagtaaatgataattttttacccAGATCCATCGATCAATTGGATCCAACAGATGCAAcacatttatttccttttaagcTGTCCTTTATGGAGCCAAAGGGTTTTAATGGCAATAAAACCTCAAATTCAAACCAGTACCTTGCAATACAAGATGTTTGTGACGAGACAAGCATGATTGCTTATAATCTCATTGGTCATATGTTGGAGAAgtttgcatggacacaaggctTGGATTTAGACTGGACCGAAAATTTTTATGTGAGACATAAATTTCCAGACGAAGAAGATTCTCAAG TTGCAAGAGACGAGCAAACTAGACACAAGGAAAATGATGGCTTGGTAACCATTCGATTAATCAAGGAGCTAATGCCTTTTCTTCCTGACAG TGGAATAGAAAGGTTGAAGAAGTTGATGGACTTGTAA
- the LOC125419147 gene encoding RNA-binding NOB1-like protein translates to MEETSNPAPSPSSCWSNIVKNQPAPKPQNLDPTSSIRVLAESCKSTKGIAMAVIDANAIIQGGDKLIQYADTFVSVPEVIEEVRDPVSRHRLSFIPFPVQTMEPTPESLNKVIKFARETGDLQTLSDVDIKLIALTYTFEAQIHGTEHLRDCPPPVHTVNVKRLPEKDMPGWGSNVPNLEEWEALEQQAEDKSNTNSKILPLKDLSLNVISEAGSENQEVAEDDVGKPKRYFPKKKEINIEGKKMVADGIDASQGEFDDDAGDWMPAVSRSTHRRFLRRKARREYYEASADRDGISVDNGITEEKNDEESLSSTLNEMRLEEDSSKGLQEEHENVEGERADTVDEKLDHFELSSHISDSVDASNDEDDDNSEQSWMLRSLSESTVACITGDYAMQNVLLQMGLRLVAPGGMQIRQLHRWILKCHACYTVTAEIGRIFCPKCGNGGTLRKVAVTVGENGIILADRRPRITLRGTKFSLPLPQGGRDAVTKNPILREDQLPQKFLYPKTKKKANKQGDEFFATDNIFTHHTDKKAPLQPPVRKALSVFSGKRNPNDNHFSRSKHK, encoded by the exons ATGGAGGAGACCTCAAATCCAgcaccatcaccatcatcatgtTGGAGCAACATAGTGAAGAACCAACCAGCTCCGAAGCCCCAAAACCTAGACCCGACCTCTTCGATTCGGGTCCTGGCTGAGAGCTGCAAGTCCACCAAAGGCATAGCAATGGCGGTAATCGACGCCAACGCCATTATCCAAGGTGGAGACAAGCTCATCCAGTACGCTGACACGTTCGTCTCCGTACCCGAGGTCATCGAAGAGGTTCGCGACCCTGTCTCTCGTCACCGACTCTCCTTCATCCCTTTCCCCGTGCAAACCATGGAACCGACCCCCGAATCCCTCAACAAAG TGATTAAGTTTGCTAGGGAGACTGGGGATTTACAGACTCTATCTGATGTGGATATTAAACTGATTGCTCTGACTTACACTTTCGAGGCGCAAATCCATGGCACTGAACATTTAAGAGACTGTCCTCCTCCTGTTCATACTGTCAATGTGAAGAGGCTGCCTGAGAAGGACATGCCAGGGTGGGGCTCCAATGTACCCAATTTGGAAGAATGGGAAGCATTAGAACAGCAAGCTGAGGATAAATCAAACACCAATTCTAAAATACTTCCTTTGAAAGATTTAAGCCTGAATGTTATATCTGAAGCTGGTTCTGAGAATCAGGAGGTTGCTGAGGATGATGTGGGGAAGCCTAAGAGATATTTTcccaagaaaaaagagataaacaTTGAAGGTAAAAAGATGGTTGCAGATGGTATTGATGCATCCCAAGGAGAGTTTGATGATGATGCTGGTGATTGGATGCCTGCTGTTAGTCGAAGTACTCACAGAAGGTTTCTTAGAAGGAAAGCTAGACGTGAATATTATGAGGCATCAGCTGATAGAGATGGGATTTCTGTGGACAATGGGATAACAGAGGAGAAGAATGATGAGGAAAGCCTTTCCTCGACACTCAATGAAATGAGGCTAGAAGAAGATTCATCAAAGGGTCTTCAAGAAGAGCATGAAAATGTTGAAGGAGAGCGGGCTGACACAGTTGATGAAAAATTAGACCATTTCGAGCTTTCGAGTCATATTAGTGATAGTGTTGATGCCTCAAATGACGAGGATGATGATAATAGTGAGCAGAGCTGGATGCTTAGATCCTTATCTGAGTCCACTGTAGCTTGCATAACTGGTGACTATGCAATGCAAAATGTTCTTCTGCAGATGGGATTGCGGCTGGTGGCACCTGGAGGAATGCAGATCCGTCAGCTGCACAG GTGGATTTTGAAATGCCATGCCTGCTATACTGTGACTGCCGAAATTGGAAGGATTTTCTGTCCAAAGTGTGGAAATGGTGGCACTTTGCGCAAGGTAGCTGTTACAGTTGGCGAGAATGGAATCATTTTGGCTGATCGGCGGCCACGGATTACGTTGCGTGGCACAAAA TTTTCATTACCTTTACCTCAAGGTGGAAGGGATGCTGTAACTAAGAACCCGATTTTACGTGAAGATCAGCTCCCACAGAAGTTCCTTTATcccaaaacaaagaagaaagctAATAAACAG GGAGATGAGTTCTTCGCTACTGACAACATCTTCACTCACCATACTGATAAAAAGGCTCCATTGCAGCCTCCAGTAAGGAAAGCATTATCAGTTTTCAGCGGGAAGAGGAATCCCAATGACAATCATTTCTCTCGTTCCAAGCATAAATAG
- the LOC125419125 gene encoding actin-depolymerizing factor 7 isoform X1 — MLKQANASSGMAVDDECKIRFQELKARRSHRFIVFKIEEQKIVVEKLGGTNEGYNEFTASLPANECRYAVYDFDFTTEENCQKSKIFFIAWSPDTSKVRMKMVYASSKDRFKRELDGIQFELQATDPSEMSLDIVKGRAI; from the exons ATGCTAAAACAGGCCAACGCATCGTCTGGAATGGCTGTGGATGATGAGTGCAAGATTAGGTTCCAGGAGCTAAAAGCGAGAAGGAGCCACCGGTTCATTGTGTTCAAAATTGAGGAACAGAAAATTGTGGTGGAGAAGCTCGGTGGAACTAATGAAGGCTACAACGAATTCACAGCCAGTTTGCCTGCCAACGAGTGTCGATATGCGGTCTATGATTTCGATTTCACAACTGAAGAGAACTGTCAGAAAAGCAAGAtcttcttcattgcatg GTCTCCGGATACATCAAAGGTGAGGATGAAAATGGTGTATGCAAGTTCCAAAGATAGATTCAAAAGAGAATTGGATGGAATTCAATTTGAACTGCAAGCAACAGATCCTAGTGAGATGAGCTTGGACATTGTGAAAGGGCGAGCAAtctaa
- the LOC107429904 gene encoding uncharacterized protein LOC107429904 encodes MRKTLSSLLNGYHSSAAARHNSFSAIKNRRVSYKKGPFLAVTIITIFVFFAFFIFTASLSSVRIQTLPKIPSNKVSINQTTKLTVSQKKQQNPHRRVHEFPLNCTNNGNQTSNTTCPRNYPTIFQSEEINPSSEIVCPNYFRWIHEDLRPWKDRGITRDMVERAKKTAHFRLVIVDGKAYVENYKKSIQTRDVFTIWGILQLLRRYPGRVPDLEMMFDCDDQPVIESRHYRVRNTTVGPPPLFRYCGDKWTMDIVFPDWSFWGWAEINIKPWENLLKEIEQGNKRSKWIEREPFAYWKGNPFVAENRQDLLKCNVSDTHDWNARLFIQDWILEGQQGFKQSNVANQCTHRYKIYIEGYAWSVSEKYILSCDSVTLIVKPQFYDFFTRSLQPLLHYWPINDNDKCKSIKFAVEWLNKHKQKAHAIGRASSDFLQQEVKMEFVYDYMFHLLNEYSKLLKFKPVVPEGAQEVCSESMACTRDGREKKFMVESLVKSPSITNPCALPPPHEPRELGNFYRRNVNLIKQVEGWESKHWESLSKQQ; translated from the exons ATGCGGAAAACACTGAGTTCACTATTGAATGGCTATCATAGTTCTGCGGCTGCAAGGCACAATTCATTCAGCGCTATAAAAAACCGGCGGGTTTCATACAAAAAAGGACCCTTTCTTGCTGTTACTATCATCACCATCTTCGTCTTCTTCGCGTTTTTCATCTTTACAGCATCTTTATCTTCTGTTAGAATTCAAACT CTGCCTAAGATTCCCAGcaataaagtttcaataaaccAAACCACAAAATTAACAGTCTCCCAAAAAAAGCAGCAAAATCCTCATAGAAGAGTTCATGAATTCCCACTCAACTGTACTAATAATGGAAACCAAACCAGCAACACTACCTGTCCAAGGAATTACCCAACAATTTTTCAATCCGAAGAAATCAACCCATCATCAGAAATTGTATGCCCAAACTATTTCCGGTGGATCCATGAAGATTTAAGGCCATGGAAGGACAGAGGAATCACAAGGGACATGGTTGAGAGAGCCaaaaaaacagcacattttaGGCTGGTGATTGTTGATGGCAAGGCTTATGTTGAGAATTACAAGAAGTCAATACAGACCAGGGATGTTTTTACCATATGGGGGATATTGCAGCTTCTTAGGAGGTACCCTGGTAGAGTACCGGACTTGGAGATGATGTTCGATTGTGATGACCAGCCGGTCATCGAATCGCGCCACTACAGGGTTCGGAACACCACCGTTGGTCCACCGCCGCTCTTCCGGTACTGCGGTGATAAGTGGACCATGGATATTGTGTTCCCTGATTGGTCCTTCTGGGGTTG GgctgaaataaatataaaaccatGGGAAAATTTGTTGAAAGAGATTGAACAAGGCAACAAGAGAAGCAAATGGATTGAAAGGGAACCATTTGCATATTGGAAAGGAAATCCTTTTGTAGCAGAAAACAGGCAAGACCTCCTCAAATGCAATGTCTCCGATACGCATGATTGGAATGCTCGCTTATTCATCcag GATTGGATACTTGAAGGTCAGCAAGGATTCAAGCAATCAAACGTAGCAAATCAATGCACACATAGATACAAGATCTACATAGAAGGCTATGCATGGTCTGTGAGTGAGAAATACATTCTTTCATGTGATTCAGTAACTTTAATTGTAAAACCACAATTCTATGATTTCTTCACGAGAAGTTTACAGCCATTGCTCCATTACTGGCCTATAAATGACAATGACAAATGCAAGTCCATCAAGTTCGCCGTGGAATGGTTAAATAAACACAAACAGAAAGCGCATGCCATTGGAAGAGCTTCAAGTGACTTCCTTCAACAAGAGGTGAAGATGGAGTTTGTGTACGATTATATGTTCCATTTGTTGAATGAGTATTCGAAGCTATTGAAGTTTAAGCCCGTTGTACCTGAAGGAGCTCAAGAGGTTTGCTCGGAGTCTATGGCTTGTACCAGAGATGGTAGAGAGAAGAAGTTCATGGTTGAATCTTTGGTTAAAAGTCCTTCTATTACAAACCCGTGTGCTTTGCCTCCTCCTCATGAACCTCGAGAGCTTGGAAACTTTTATAGGAGGAATGTCAATTTGATTAAACAGGTTGAAGGTTGGGAAAGTAAGCATTGGGAGAGTCTTAGTAAGCAGCAGTAG